The following DNA comes from Caretta caretta isolate rCarCar2 chromosome 10, rCarCar1.hap1, whole genome shotgun sequence.
ccctcctgctgtgtgctgatgCTAgtcccattgccctgcacctgcCGGCCAGCCAGGCCCTTGCTGTTGCTGGCTGGGGAAGTTTGGGTCCCAGAAGAGTCCACagtgcagcctgcacccctgacactAAGGCTGCACAGAACTGCAGTGTTACAGGAGCTCCCAGCGGTGCCTGGAGAAGCTGCCAGTTCCCTGGAGGCAGCTGTGATGCTCTCTGGCCTGGAGACCCTTCTCATGTCTCCTGCAGCCTCCATGGTGTGAAGGGGCCAGGTGGTCAAGGCTCCGTGTCGCTCTGCTCTTTGCACTGCCGATGACACCTATCCCATCTGCCCTGCCACGGGAGGGCTCAGGTGAACGGCCCAGCggcagggccggggatttgggaTGGCAAAGCCAGCTTGGCCATTTCACCTCCTGGGCGCAAACAGTCACCCCAGACTGTCGAGGGAGCCGCTGCCTGGTGGGccctgctccaggcagtgcaGAGAGGGTGGCTGGCTCTGGCGACAGGGCTGGAATGTGTGTGGGCGTGGGGAGCCCTGATGCCCTGAGCATCATCAGCTTCTCTCCTGGGCCAACGGCATGGGGGCAGCGACTCGTGTGGCGGCTCCTGGCCTGTCTCCTGGGTTGCCACAGCAGAGCCGAGCCCCAGTGAGCAggctccagggcagggggaggttgCGCTGCTCTTGGGCACTGCCTGGAGGCCGATTGAGGAACAACAGTGCAGCGTGCATGTGGGCGGGGCTCTTGCAGCCTCccccagagcccctggccctggcagggccacccctgcctcccccacacagGTCCAGCAGCACTTGGCTGCCATGTGCTGAGTGAGGTGAGGGGTGGGCGAGTGGCATCCCAGACAGAGGGGTAGTGGCTGGTTAACGCTCCCTGTCCCGCTGAGCCGGGCTCCTGGCTTCCTGGGCCTAACCTGCAGCCAGCAGTGGGTCCACATGTCCTGCACGACCCAGCAGTGCCAGGTTGGCTTCTCGGTTGGGCCATTCAGTTCCGGGGGAGCTCCTACCCCCACCAGCGCCCCTGGGGCAGGTGGGCTGAATGGAGTCCAGGAGGAGGAACTGACCCCCTCAGAGATGAGAAGCCTAGAAAAGGACCTTGTGGGCCCTGGCATTGGTCCCACTCTGAGTCCATGGCAAACCAGTCTGCTCCACGCCTACCCTGCCCCTCCTTGGGAGCTGCAGCTAGGCTCTGTTGGTGTGACAGGCGAGAACAGAAGGGCCCTGCACTTGTAACATAGCAGATACACGGACATGTGCAGACACACAGAGATATGCAGAAATATATGTGTGCTCTCACAAATGTCTGCTTACACACGCACTCACGGGCGTAGACCACAGTCAtaggcgcacacacacacactatttccctttaaatctctcttcccagcagcccctgggctgcCCAGCAATCTGCCAATTTGCTTCTTGACagcctgtgaccccccccccttattctCCACCCAACACTTTTCCTTGTTATATCTTGCCCACAGAAGCCCCTGGGGTCCCCATGCTCTGCCCCTTTAACTCTCGTGCCTGGGCAGCCTATAATCTGCCTGTGCAGATGGGTCCCTGGGATTTGCTGGCTGCCGTGTCCTCATTTGACTCCACCGTTCTCTGGGGCAATCAGGGATTTGGAGCATGCAGTGAGCATGCAGAGCGAGCACCCAGCAAGAGCCAcgctacaaacagcctccagcgcAGGCAGccgagggggtggggacagacagTGTTGCATGGGGCTGGACACCCTGGAGTCCATTGGGCTGCAAACCgtgagctcagggcaggggctggctgtgtggaGATGGTGTCCTGGCCAGCTGGTTCTTGGGGTGGCACAAGCTCGCAGGTGAGCGGGAGCCCTGGCTTTGGAATCCAGTCCATCCCAGAGCAGGGGCTCTCAGGCAGGGGggccacctccccctccctcatcctTCCCAAACTgagtgatgtgtccccagttgGTTAGATGGGAGGGGGATCCTGCTATGAGCTGGGTGACGGGGGGCTGAGCATACGCCAGGGGGCCAGGGCATCTGGACTGGGGATCCAGTTCCTGTGCATCAGAAGGGCCCCTGGCATATGTCATAAACCACAGTGGGGCTGAGGCCCCCACTtacccctcccctttcctccctcccagtgtAGCTTCGCCATTCATATTCCCTCATGGGCACCCCCTCCCCTCAAAGGGTCTCTCCCTGGAGCGatgagggtgcaggaaggggctggatCTCAAGGGTACCATGTACCGCTCCTGTCTGGGATGTTTGACATGAGCTCTTGAAAGACGATTAGTCCTCAGGGGCCTGAAATAACTGCTTCTTGCAGGGAGCAGCCTTGATAGGAGCTGGCAGCCTGGCAGAGCCACCCAGACGTGCTGGCTCCAATACCCACCCCCACCGAGCGCCTGCTCCAAGCCGCTTACCTGCCTGCACGAACCtgcagggaagctgcagctgTGGGCACTGCCCCATCtgaggagggggagaggctgCAGGTGCAGTCGCCCACCACAGCCCCCACGCCAggacccagcagagcctcagCCCCTCCTGAGCACAGCGTGCAGGGCACCTTGCTGCGCCTCGCCTGGCCACCCCCAGGCACTGGTCAGAATGGCGAGTAATGTAATCACTGTACTGGGGGGTTCTCAGTCAGCACTGGCCCCCGTgcagtgctagggggcgctgtgctacAAGGAGCAGGATGGGGGCTCGGTAGGGGTCGCTCTACCCTCTCAGTGCTGACCCCCATGGCCTAGCATACTGCTTGGGGGCTCTGTGCTGTAGGTGGGCAGGGTGGGAGCTCAGTAGGGAGTGCTCTCCTTATGCAGTCAATGCTGTCCCCAGTGCAGAGCTAGGGGCGCTTTCCCTTCCTTGTGTGGACCCCAGGGCATTACAGGGTGTAGTGCTGCAGCAAGCAGGATgggtcagtagggggcgctctctgCTGGGAGTGCTGAGTGCACTGCGGTGCTAGTGGGTGCTGTCCTGCAGGGAGCTTTAGGATGAGACGTAAAATGGCTGCCCTGCACCCTTGTGGAGTAAGGCTCAGAGTCGGTTTTCTCAAGTAATAACAGTGTAATGCTTGGTACGGACCTAGCACAGCTCACAAGCTCTGCACAGACGGCGCAAGCGTTAATGTGAATGTTCATGTCAGCGTTTGGACTGAATTCCTCCCCAAATCcaccccctgcagtttcaattggGTACGGTGCTCTTCACTTCCCGGCCCAGACTGTGGTGAGGTGCTGCTTTGCCACTCGGGGCTACACCCCCTGCATTTGACTGCTGAGTGATGTGATCCCCGAATATCTCAACCTTGGCAGACTCCATTAAAGCCCTGGAAGGGGAGGTGCTGTGGTAGCAATAGCTATTACGGATTGCAGCTTGCCATGGAGTTATGGGGTGGGGTGCTGCCTGTCATGCCCAGGGGTTGGATGCTGGGATCCTCTCTGGCCCACCTGGGCTAACACAAATCAGTCGCATCCTTGCCCCAGTGGCAAGGGAAGACGACAGCTCCCGGCAAGTTTGTCAGGGAGGCAGCGGCTCCGAGTTCTGCGAGTGGCCCTTGCTCCCTGGACGGTCCCTGCCAGTGCCGGCTGTGGGGAGGCAGAGGCCTGCAGTGTCCTCCCCCTACTGCTGTGCGTTGTGGAGGCCACGTCTTCCCAAACGCAGTGACGGGGAAGCCACAGGAACCCACCTGACCTTGTGGTGGCTCCTCGCCAGCTCCGGGTTCTGTCAAAGACCAGTGCTGCTGGGAAGGTAGAGCGGGAGAAGAGTGCAGAGCCGCTGACTCCAGCGGGCAGCAGTTGAGGCAAAGCAGGCCTGAGGGACCTCAGCAGAgctttgtgtgtgtctgggcgtggggggagcccaggactggaattgcagggggctgtgggttaggaTAGAGGGGCACTAGCAGAGCTTGCCCAGCAGCACCGTGTACCATGGCCGGCTCTGGCTAGGGCTGCGAGGCCCTGGCTTCCACGGGCATCAAACTGACACACAGATTCAGTGCTGGGTTACATGGGGAATGTGCCAGCATACCGGTACCGCCGTAATTCTGCTGGCGGCAGTCCCCGGGGGCCACTGTTGCTCCCAGAGTTACCCTGGTATAATTACCGGAGGTTCATTATGCTGGTGAATTTCACTGCATAGACGAGCCCTTAAAGATAGATAAATGTTCCACCCCTGGTGCCCTTTTCCAGCTGCTTGGCCTGCACCAGCTCTCCCCTagccctgcctgcctgggccTGGCTAGTGTTTGGGTAGAGACCACCGAGGAAAGGCCCAGGTGTGGCAGGGAACCGCGCTGGCGATCCAGCTGCTGGCACTCTTGCTGAGTTAGAACTGATGCCCCTGTGTGGTGCTTGGAGTCCTGGGCTGCTGATTTTTGGGGGAGACCCTGAGCCCTTGGATCATTAACCGCTTCCTGCAGTCAGCCTCCCTAACCGCCCCTGCAGCCTCCCTTGGACGTAGGTCTCGCCCTCATGGCCGGTGGGGTGTTTCCATGCTGTTACACTGTGCCCACTCTCCACCCCAGAACTGGCTGCGCACTGCACTCTCTGGCCCTGAGGGTGAGGGGCTGTGTCTCTGACTAGCTTCTGTCTCTTTGTTCCCCTGCAGATGTGCACTCCTGCCAACACGCCCGCCACGCCCCCCAACTTCCCCGATGCCCTCACCATGTTCTCCCGCCTCAAGGCCTCCGAGAGCTTCCACAGCAGCAGCCCTGTGGCGTCTATGgcaacctcccctcctcccccacccccaccgctccCCCAGCCCGGGGGCTTCAACCCAGCCTGGCCTGCGGCTCCCCCCTccatccagcagcagcagagcatgtGGACTTCGCCCCCGCCCTCGCAGCCATCGGGCTGGCCCGCCACAGTCTCCCAACAAGCCACGTCAGAACAGAAGGCCAACGTGACCATGGAGGCCGAGAGATGAGGCCGCAGGGGAGCAGGAACACGATGTGGGGAGGGCCCCCCTATGGCCCCAgctttcattcccccccccctttctgagGAGGAGAGGAACTTTGTTGCCTCAGAGACTGGCAACCACACTGAAACAGACAGACACGCGAGCAAATAGCCACCTTGCATGGGTTTGGTTTGAAGTAGTTTTTACTTGTCCTAGAGCTGACCAGAGCTCCCCAAAGACCCAGGGAGGCCACGCTGGATGCAGGAGCCATCTCTGGCCTCTGCGTCCCAGAGCCTGACTTTGTAGGAATCTCTCAATGAGGGGACCCCCCCTCCCATCTTTCCTGTTGGGATGCTGGATTTTTGCATGCAAGtgactggggttgggggggggggtaaatccCTTCTTCATGACCCACTTCTCCCTCCTAGCACCTGGAGGGGTCCCACTGCCAGGCAGAACGGGACTATGGGTAATACACATCTCCTCCTCCCTACACGGTTCCCCCAACCCTGCTGAATGGggggttttttaaagaaaaaaggaggggaaaaaagcatttctGCTCAGCTGCAGGCCTCGAACCCATGCACTGAGCTTGCTTTGTACTGAGAGGGAGGGGAACGGGGTCTCCTTTGGAGAAATATAGCCACTTGTTTTCTATGACCCAAGCTCTCTGCTTTCGCCAGAGCGGGGACCTGCACCCCCTCTCAGAGCCTGCGGGATCAGATTCCCATTGAGATGTGTGGGTGAGGCTGGCTGGGCAGTCTCCTCTCATGCTgccggggtggggggctagcGCCCTTTGCATGACTCAGCGTATGCCCCACGGAGGCTGGGCTTGCTTTGACACCCTCTGTTCTTTGCTCCCTGCGGGGGGAAGGCCCTTCGGACACGCTCTGGCGACACCAGGCCTGGGCATTCCTCAGTGGCTGCTTGCAATACACGCTCTTCTGCTTTGAACCCTAGTGTCCGTGCTTCGTTTTCAGCAGCCTGGGGAGGCGGGAATGCCTTTTCCGGGGTCAGGGACCTCACCTCACGCCTCCTGGCGCATGCCCAGGCACGCAGTCACACGCAGACAGGGCTCATGAGGGAAGGGATTCTGTTTTATGATGCAGtgatgtgggaggggagtggggcttcctcctccctgccctcccccactccccccagggctgggctatGGGGCAGCGCTCACCCTGGCCTCACAACTGTATTGGCTAGAGACCTGAGAGGGGAAGCTTGACGGGCCGGGAAGCCCTGGGTCCCCAGAGGTAATCGGGGGCTGCTGAACTCCTCACCAGGTGTGAGCAAGAGATTCTCCTCCCCCCTGACAGGGAGACCCAGGAGAGTTGGGATGAGGTGACATCTACTGCCTCCATAAATCACCCCTGCAGCTTGGCTGGAGTGCCCTTTCTCCTCGCTGCCTGTGTGGGCTTGCGCTAATGTTATACTGTGGCTGcgttctgccccagaggtggctgcatgtgggggggggggtttgctggCATAAGAGGTGCTTCTCTTCGAGGGTGAGGTGCTATGTGCGGGGAATTGCACCAAAGGGGAGCAGGAAAGCAACTAGCCCTCAGGCTGCAGAGGTAACTGAAAGCTACATTTCCCAAGGGCTTTGCTGCAGCCATGTCTGAGGAATCCA
Coding sequences within:
- the UBALD1 gene encoding UBA-like domain-containing protein 1 isoform X2; this encodes MSVNMDELKHQVMINQFVLTAGCAADQAKQLLQAAHWQFETALSAFFQETNIPYSHHHQMMCTPANTPATPPNFPDALTMFSRLKASESFHSSSPVASMATSPPPPPPPLPQPGGFNPAWPAAPPSIQQQQSMWTSPPPSQPSGWPATVSQQATSEQKANVTMEAER
- the UBALD1 gene encoding UBA-like domain-containing protein 1 isoform X1, coding for MRRLLCCGALPWCQNTARAPAVLHDALNVLQVSIRPCQIQQARSSQETALSAFFQETNIPYSHHHQMMCTPANTPATPPNFPDALTMFSRLKASESFHSSSPVASMATSPPPPPPPLPQPGGFNPAWPAAPPSIQQQQSMWTSPPPSQPSGWPATVSQQATSEQKANVTMEAER